One Deltaproteobacteria bacterium DNA segment encodes these proteins:
- a CDS encoding zinc ribbon domain-containing protein, giving the protein MPTYEYECPDCGEFEKDQRMADPPLKKCPHCGKPVKRLVGGGGGFVLKGGNWVSKMQSGGESAKKATDRLMKQTVGEVAEDIAKHSKPPRFH; this is encoded by the coding sequence GTGCCCACGTACGAATACGAGTGCCCCGACTGCGGGGAGTTCGAGAAGGATCAGCGGATGGCCGATCCGCCGTTGAAAAAGTGCCCCCACTGCGGCAAGCCGGTGAAGCGGCTGGTCGGAGGCGGGGGAGGGTTCGTCCTCAAGGGAGGGAACTGGGTCTCCAAGATGCAATCCGGCGGCGAATCCGCGAAGAAGGCCACCGACCGGTTGATGAAGCAGACCGTGGGCGAGGTGGCCGAGGACATCGCGAAGCATTCCAAGCCCCCCCGGTTCCACTAG
- a CDS encoding metallophosphoesterase produces MSLFLATFLLIYGSAHAYVFLKAKAAFSLGWGSSLAVLPVIAAFLCAPIAAHFLVRSGHEDAARAVSYAGYLWMGFLFFLFWTTLASDLLRLALLLPARIGIAENAPRALAGRAAFLCAAALSLGLAAYSAVEASRLRVVRVRVETSKLPPSVPRLRIAQITDLHLGLIHRTRKARDVAEVVSRERPDLFVSTGDFVDGQLDGVDGLSDIFRGIAAPRGKYAVLGNHEYYAGVDRSIDFTRRSGFTLLRDDAAVVDNAFRVAGVDDPARTRFGRSGAPSEADVLRGLPDGRFTVLLKHRPAIDPSAAGKFDLQLSGHTHHGQIFPFRLFTALVYPLLGGDHPVPGGGTLHVSRGTGTWGPPMRFLAPPEVTIVDVVRVPAREHPALPGR; encoded by the coding sequence TTGAGCCTGTTTCTCGCCACCTTCCTGCTGATCTACGGGTCGGCGCACGCGTACGTCTTCCTGAAGGCGAAGGCGGCCTTCTCCCTGGGGTGGGGATCGTCGCTGGCCGTCCTCCCGGTGATCGCCGCCTTCCTGTGCGCGCCGATCGCCGCCCACTTCCTCGTCCGGAGCGGCCACGAGGACGCCGCGCGGGCCGTCTCGTACGCGGGCTACCTGTGGATGGGATTCCTCTTCTTCCTATTCTGGACCACCCTTGCGTCGGACCTCCTGCGCCTCGCGCTCCTGCTCCCCGCCCGGATCGGTATCGCAGAAAACGCCCCCCGGGCGCTCGCGGGCCGGGCCGCCTTCCTCTGCGCCGCGGCGCTCTCCCTGGGCCTGGCGGCGTACTCGGCCGTCGAGGCGTCCCGCCTCCGGGTGGTGCGCGTCCGCGTCGAAACCTCCAAGCTGCCGCCGTCGGTCCCCCGCCTGCGGATCGCCCAGATCACCGACCTCCACCTGGGGCTCATCCACCGGACGAGGAAGGCGAGGGACGTCGCGGAGGTCGTCTCCCGCGAGCGCCCGGACCTCTTCGTTTCGACCGGCGACTTCGTCGACGGCCAGCTCGACGGGGTGGACGGGCTGTCGGACATCTTCCGCGGGATCGCCGCCCCCAGGGGCAAGTACGCCGTTCTCGGGAACCACGAATATTACGCCGGCGTCGACCGCTCGATCGACTTCACCCGGCGATCGGGCTTCACCCTCCTGCGGGACGATGCGGCGGTCGTCGACAACGCCTTCCGCGTCGCGGGGGTGGACGATCCCGCGCGCACGAGATTCGGCCGTTCCGGCGCGCCGTCCGAAGCCGACGTCCTTCGCGGCCTCCCGGACGGCCGGTTCACGGTGCTCCTCAAGCACCGGCCGGCGATCGACCCGTCCGCCGCCGGAAAGTTCGACTTGCAGCTTTCCGGCCACACCCACCACGGGCAGATCTTCCCGTTCCGCCTCTTCACCGCCCTGGTCTACCCGCTGCTGGGCGGCGACCACCCGGTGCCCGGCGGCGGCACGCTTCACGTCAGCCGCGGGACCGGGACCTGGGGGCCGCCGATGCGGTTCCTCGCCCCCCCGGAGGTCACGATCGTCGACGTGGTGCGCGTCCCCGCGAGGGAGCACCCGGCGCTCCCCGGCCGCTGA